ATCGAACATGAACAGGCGATTGGCTCCTATCAAATTCAATCCACAGCCGCCCGCCTTGCTGCTCAGCATGAAGAGGAAACAGTCAGACTCCGGGTCATTGAATCTGTCCACAACTTTCGAGCGTTTCTTTATGGACATTGTGCCGTCTAGGCGCACAAATCCATATCTGCGCTTGCGCGCCAGTTGCTCAAACAGATCTAGAGTCTGTGTATAGTTTGAAATGAGCACGACCTTATCGTTGCCACTTGCACGTATGGCGGCGAGCATAAAGTCGAGCAGCATGAACTTTCCACTCAGCGCAGGGTTGATTTCACCTCTgtgaatgggaaatggaaggCCATTAGCTAGCACCTCTATTTACATCAGGGATAATCATACTTATGCTTGCAGTTGCTGTGGAGTATATTCTGCGAGTTCTCAAAGCCCTTTTCCCCTGCTGCAATCTTTTCTGCGATCAAATCTGGATGGCTGCATATTTTCTTTAGGGTTGTGATGTCTGCCAAAGCCGTGAGTGAAGCCTTCTCATTGCAATCTATAAGGAAAGTCAGAGAAATAAAGGGAAACAGCTACTGGAGGTAACCACCTACCTGCCAAGCTACGCCGAACTTTATCTGATTTGAGAAAATTCGTgtagagctgcagctggatggACGTCAGCGTGGCACAGATTACCATCTCAAACTTGACGGGCAGATATTTGGTGAGTATTTGATTGGTGCGCCGAATGATGCACTGATCGACCAGCTTGATCAGCTCCTGGGTTTTCGCTAAGGCTCGTTCTCGTTCCTTGTCCGTGGAGTCAGCGTTCTGGCCACGCAGAATGCAGTTCTCAAAGCTGCGCTTGAAGTCCGCTGCCGTGCCGAGCATCTCCGGATTGACAAAGTTCACCAAACTGAAGTACTCCGTGAGATCGTTCTGTATGGGTGTGCCAGAGAGCAGGACGCGTCGCTTTGTCTTGAGGCCCATCAGGGCCTGGTAGGTGAGATTGTCGCTGTTCTTCAGCCGATGTCCCTCATCGCAGATGACCATGCCCACCTCGTACTTGCAGAGGATTTCTGCGTAGATTCTGAAGGTCTCATAGCTGATGAGCAGCACGGGCGTTCCGAGCCGCGTGGAGGCATTCATAGAGAACTGTTCGAGGGCTCGCACGGTGTTCTCCTTGGAGCCACCCTCCATGGCCAGGCAGTGCATGCGGCCGTGCAGCCACTTGGTGAACTCCTTCTCCCAGTTCTTAACCAGCGACGAGGGCGATACAATTATGCACTTGTTGATCGTGGGCTTGCAATCGGCGCTCTGCTTCAGCAGCGTCCACACCAGCGTCACGCACTGCAGGGTCTTGCCCAGACCCATTTCATCGGCCATTATGCAGCCATTGAAGTTTCCTCGCTTTCCCtccacacactcgtacatgAAGCGGACGCCCTCGCGCTGATGGGGACGCAAAACATTGCTCAGCAGGGGATCCACCACAACATGTACCTTAACTGATGTCGGATCCATCGACAACCGTTCGTTCTCCGTGTAGTTGGGTGCATGGTACAGAACTAAGGCATTGCAGGCCAGCGGATCGTGCAGCGGCCGTCTCACTATGCAGCGACGCACGCCAAGACAACGATTCCCGCCATAATCCGGCACATAGTTGTCAATGGGCACTTGGAATTTCCTGGCCAACACTTTGGCAATTGCCCTTTCATACTCGCTATTGGCTGTGAATCGTATGGGCAGTGGTATGTCCGATGTGTTGGTGGCACCCCGCAAGCCGCTCTGGCGTATGCGATCCtgttccagctgctgttggcaaGCGCGTTTGTTTTTCTTGAGCAGTGGTGGCGTAAAATCATTCCGGGAGTCGGGTCGTTGTCCTACCCGTTGGCTCGGCGCCAGGCTGCGACGCTACAATTGAATACGggttaaaaatgcatttgattcTTTCATATTCATTATTACCATTTTCAGATATTTAAAGGTTGCAGCGCGAACAGATCAGCTGTGTATCTTACATTGTGTTTTACATTCCTTTAACATCAGCTGTAGGTGTCTCTGTGTCAGCATCATCCCTGTGTATTTGACATGTAGATTGTGCTACATTGGACATGCCGTTTTTTCACACCTTTCCCGCCTGATTAATAAATTCAGAAATATCGTTTTTGTATACAATTTAGCTAAACTAATAACTAATATATGGTTAATATATGCTCTTTTAGAGCATTTCTTCGTTTAAGGTACTTTGGAAAATAGAAACATAGAACACGACCAAGTGCGGCTTCGTTGGCCCCCCTTTCGTagcgtttcctttttttaggCACCTTCGCTTTCTGGCACTGCCGATCCTCGATCGAGTGTGGACACTTTTTCAGGGGTTTTGCTTTGGTTAGCACTGATCTTCATTAGAACTATGGGCTGCtgaatatttgtacatatgtatgtatgaatgtaagAATGTGTGTCCCACAAAGAACACAAACAGGAGACAGTGCTGGACAGCTCCGGCTAAGTGTATGCTATTTGTTTAGCTGGGCAACGACTGAAATGGAATAGGATCAACTGGAACTGATTTTTCTGGAGTATTCTTGGTACtacttgttttgtttggacTCATCTTCTTTCGTAAGTGGTTTCCTCATCTACACAACAGTGCCCCAAAACACGCAAGCTTTTTTTCTTTAGGATGGAAGAATGGACTGGAAGAATTCAGGATTCCACGTTGTTCATATCTTCTTATGCATGAATCATTCCAATAGCAATCAAGCTGATTTCAAGAGATGTCATTGTAGGTTTATGgtaagaaaatacaaataaattgcacaggtttaatttagtttaatttgttttgttgttgtttttttattttatacacgagaatttataaaattaattgtcatacatacaatacaatacataataattaaattgatttttgtttttattaaattacaaaataacgactatatttgatttgcttgTTACAGCTTTACACTCGCGGAATTTGTTCAACAAGTTTGGACACACAATCAATATTGGTTGGAAAATCTATGTTTAAGTGTATCATCATATAATATATAAGTAAAGTATATTATAGTATGTATTGCAATTTGGTGGCTTGTCTGTCAAGCAAAGATGATTTCGATTCGAGTTGTGGTATAGGTAAATAATACTTAACATTAAAACaatataatttctttattaaattattattattattatattatgcATATAAGTTCgacttaatttcatttagtttGCGTACCTAAAGAGCACATATTGGAGTTTACTTAGTCAAGATTTTAGATTTatcttttttgctttgtttcgtttcgagCGCAGCTCTCGCTCTTAAAGCCCGGCATTAAGCCACGTAATTGCTGCCGTGGCTGACATTTGGATGCGAAAACGATACTCGTGGTTGATTTGTTCACCAGCAATTACGTTGATTCAATGCAAGGCTCTGGGCTCTTCTCCAATGAGTATTTCGGGATGGGCAGTGTTGGAAAATTCCCTTGATTTAagtgttgtatttttgtatgacCACATTTTACATTAAAGCAGCttttaattacataaatatgcgtCTTCCTTGTTcgttgtttattgtttactgCACTTCGCTATCACTATCACTCTTTTCTGCAATAATAAATAGAGAACAATGAATAAGGATATAGACTACACCAAGCCTCAAGCTTATACACACCCTTCTTGCCCGTGTAGGCATGACGTTTCAGTCGATCGTATAAGTCTTCTTTTGTTCCATACAGCGAGGCATTCGACCTGGCCAATGTGCTCATCTTGCCACCATGCAGACCTATaaaatcaaatgtaaattagataaataaatcaaaatcaaacatCTTTCAATGCTTACCATCCTTCATGTACGTTTCGTTGTAGAAATTGGGCATCTCCCAGccatcctcctcgtcgtcgtagtAGTGCGCATAGGTGCTGTGGTGCGAGGGCGCTATGGACTCCGCATAGGGTGTGTGGGCGCCGTAGTAGAAGTTCACCTGCGAGCCCGTTTGGTCAATTGCGGGTGTGAGCATCTTCTTGGGATCGCGGCGCTTGGTTGAGCGCACACAAATCATCCAGATGAGCAGCacaataatgatgatgaaaatCACTGCACCGGCAATGCCGCCGGCAATGTACGCAAACTCTGAACGCTCGGCGCAATGGGGTCCGGTGAAGGAGCCAACACACCTGCAGGAGGGTGTACCCTTCAGATCCTTGACACACGCGCCAGAGTTCTCGCAGAAGCCATCGCACACGTCCGTGCAGGCCATGCCCGTGCCATTGAAGCCGGGCTTGCACTCGCACTTGAAGTCCGAGGTCTCTGGCACCATAATGCAGTAGGCATTCGCATCGCAGTGTGGCTTGCCCTCGGCTATGTGCTCGCAGGGATTGGTGCACTCACTCTTGGAGGTGGCGCCGGTGATCTTGGTGCTGTGATTGGGCGGGCACTGGATGCAGGCGATCTGCTGAGATTCGGACTGGTAGAAGCCCTTCCTGCACTCTATGCACATGTTGAGGGTGGCATTCAGATAGGTTCCCGGCGAGCAAACTGGCAGCGTGCACTCCTCCACGGAGCTGGCACCCACCTTGGGCGTTGTGCGTCCCAGTGGACAGGCGGCGCATGAGGGCTGTACGCCCTGCAGGCGGTAGGTTCCGCGCGGGCAGGGCTCGCAACGACCATCGGCTCCGAGTTGCTGGCCAGAGCTGCACTCGTCGCGGCACTCCTTGCGTGAGGTGGCCTCCGTGGAGCGTGTGGTCTGTCCCAGGCCACACAGATCGCAGCCAAAGGCTCCCTCGCTCGACTGATAGAATCCATGGCCGCAGGAGCGGCACAGACCCGTGTCCGCGTCAAAGTACTTGCCAGCCGGGCAGCGTTCCTTGCAGTCGGCCGCCGATCGGGCGCCAGGTCCGGCCGTCACACCAGGACGTCCCGCAATCACCGGACACttgctgcactgctgctgtcccGCCTCGGACTGGTAGGTGCCGCGGGCACAGGCAATGCATGTCTTGTTGGCACTGTCGTAGAAGGTGCCAATGGCACAGGGCACACAGTCGGGTATCATCACCACCTGGCCCACGGGGCAGGCATACTCCGAGCCGAGCTCCAGTGAGGCCGGATCGGGCACTGTGTTGGGCAGAATCTCCTGCACGGCAAACTGATCATCCTCGAGTATGAGCTTTTCCAGCAGTTGCTTAACACTGGAGCGTTCGCCCGTCGATGTATGCACCACAGGATCACTAAAGAATGAGTAGGAAAATTAGTTATAATAAGCTATGTTTCATTTAGTTGTCAATCaaattaatgttaattaaGGATCATCTCTCAGTTGCTAGTTAAAGTATAAGAGACAGAACTATCGCTTGTTCGCAGTTATATGTCGGATCGATAAGCTTTTCCTGCAGACATCGTTCTGCAAGCAAGAGTTTTTCTCTTacctttaaatataaattgagaTAGATATTCATTAAACTTGGGGGTTAGAACGCATAGACATGTAAATTATGGTGTTAGCTAAAGCATTAGAAAGTGGTATTGGCATGGCGATTGGTTTGGATATTGGTGGATTGGTGCTGGGCAGATATGTATcgataaatatgtatatcgatATCGGGGTGCATGAACGGCAAAACGAATGGAATGCTAAGTGCATTGTTGGACATACTTTACAGCCGGGAAGGCTATTTCCAGGGTGTATGTATCACCGCCAGTTTGTTGGCGTCCCTGGCGACCCGTCAATGCCAGATCGTCATCATCCTCGCTGTAAATTTGTGTGGGGTTAACGGATACAAACAATACAtaaaacatatacataaaacACATAGGTACACGACATGCTATTTATGCACTTTCTACTCTACTTTCTAGGACTTTCTACTCACTTGACAACTGGCAGTTCCGCTTCCATTACATAGACACCACCATCCTTGGCCTGGCGACGCACGCGATTGTTCTGCGATCCACGATAATGATCGCACTTGACATCGATCTGAATATCCTTGCACTCCCTATGGAAAAATGAGGATTTAACACAGTTCAAAGCTGTAAAGTTTATCCCAAAAACAAACCTCGTTCCTTCAATGGCGTACGAGCAGAAGTTCCAGTCTCTGTTTAGTCCATTCACAGAATTTGTGACCTTTTGCCGGAGCACCGCCTGTCCCGCCTTGTTGCACAGCACATCCGAGGGGAAGAGCATCTTGATGCGGAACACACGCTGTGCGGGCTTCGAGGGCGAGCAGGATGGATAGACCAGTGGCATGGAGGGTTCGCGCGTGGGACGCCAGAAGCCCTCGGCACCGCAGGTGTAGAACTCAGGCACCTGCTCGGAGAAGCGTAGACCCGCATTGCAGGCAATTTCACACACCTTGAACTGTCCGCCAGCGCCCCAGTCCTTGCAGACTTGAGAGCCACCCACGGGATCAGCCAGCGCAGGGCAGAAGTCGGCTGGAAGAATAAATTGGTCGGATTAATATAAGGATTTCCCAAAGGAAGGACTCTCTTGGATACTCACTCAATAGAGAAACCTTGAAGCTGCAGGAGGCCGTATTGCCAGCCGCATCCGAGGCTATGTAGGTAATATCATAGGTGCCCCAGAGCAGTGTAGTGCCCGAGCGATGTCCATTGCGTTCGTAGATCTTTGTTACTCCGATGTTATCGCTAAAGTGCGGCTCATCCCAGCTGACAACGGCCGAGCCGTTCTTGGCAATGACCCACAGATCACCCGGACAGTGCTCCACGACTGGTGGCTCCTTGTCGACAACCAGCTGCTGGCAATTGCCACCGGTATAGCCCACAGGACACTTGCGTTGTCCGCACAGCGAGGGTACATTCCGCTCGACACCGCCAGTGGTGACCTCATAGCCAGCCCAATTGAGAATGAGTCCGGGATAGAGCACAGGCTCCGAGCGACAGTCGCGCACTTGCTTCTGAATCTCCGAGGTGATGTCGAGAGCACGTGCCCACACTTGGGTCTTGGTCACGGTGCCCTGGAAGCCGGCATCCGAGTAGGCCAGCTCATGGCTGACACCGCCATAGGGCTGCGGGCGACCCAGCACTGACCAGAGATATCCTGGGAGACTGCCACCAGCACCGTACTCCATTTTGCTGGCAATCAATCCTTCGGTGATGAGTTGCAGCTGTCCGCTGACACCATCCCACACGACAGCCACATGATGCCATTGTCCATCGTTGACGGAGGTGTACTCCCCGAAGCTGAGGAACGCATCTGACTGATCCTCAAACAGGGAGACTTGCACGCCACTGGAGTGTGCCTGCAGCAGGAGACGACGTCGCTGGGTCATGCGTGCAGATTCCACGCCGTACAGCGAGAAGAAGATGCCGGGATCATCCTTCTGGGCAAATTGCACCCACATGGCCACCGTCAAGCTGTTGGCTTCACCCGTGGCGAACGGCACCACCTGGGCGGCCGTGGAGCGCGAGGGATCGCTGAAGTACAGATCGTAGTCCACTTGAATGGCCTTGCGGCAGTCATCGCCGGTCATGTTGAAGGGGCACTGGCAGTAGAAGCCGTTCGTGAGATCCACACAATTGGCACCGGGCGGACACGAGTTGTCCTTGCAGTCGGCAATGTCCTGTTCGCAGTTGCGGCCCGTGAAGCCAGCGGGACACTGGCAGCTGTAGCCAGCGCCATTGTCCACACAGGTGGCACCATTCTGGCAGACATGCTCCTCGCACGCATCGTACTCGTACTGGCAGCCAATGCCCGCGTAATCCGCCGGACAGCTGCAGTTGAGGCCGGACCCAAAGTCCTGGCACTTGCCGCCGTGCATGCACGGATCGCCGATGCAGCGCTCGGGCGCCGTCTCGCAGTTCTTGCCATCGGTGCCGCTGGGGCACACACAGAAGTAGTCCTGGAACAGATCAATGCAGCTGGCATCGTTCTGGCACGGAGCCTGCAGGCTGCACGTTGTCACCTGCTGCTCACAGCGCATGCCGCTCCAGCCGGGCTCGCAGCCGCACTCAAAGCCTCCGACACGATCGCGGCAGATGCCATTGTTGAGGCAGGGCTGTGCCTCACAGTCGTCGATGTCCGTCTCGCAGAGAATGCCCTTGAAGCCATCGCGGCAGACGCACTCGTACTTGTTGTCCAGATCCAGGCAGCGCTCGGTGCCCACGGGATTGCATGGATCGCTGAGGCACTCATCGATCTCCGCCTCACAGCTGAGACCCACATAGCCAGGCCGGCACTTGCACGTAAAGCCATCGATCTGATCCACACAGGTGGCTCCATGCTGGCAGGGATTAGAGGCGCAATCATCGATCGTGTGCTGACAATTCTTGCCCGTGTAACCCGGCTCGCAGTTGCAGCTGTACCCATCGACCAGGTCCACGCAGATGCCATCATTGGCGCAGGGTCGGTTCTCGCAGTCGTCGATGTTCACCTCGCAGGCGTCACCCGTCCAGCCGGGATGGCAGACGCACTCATGGTCGAACAATCGATCCACGCAGGTGCCGTGTTTGCAGGGCTCCGAGAGGCACAGATCGATCTTCTGCTCGCAGCGTTTGCCCGTGAAGCCAGGCGGACAGGCGCACTGGAAATCGTTGACCAGATCCGTGCAGTTGGCACCCAGCAGGCAGGGATTCTCCGCACAATCGTTGATGTTCTGTTCGCAGTGAAGTCCCTCCCAGCCGGGCAGACACTCGCACTTGTAGCGTccctgctgcagcgcctggcAGCTGGCTCCGTTGCCGCAAGGATTGCCATTTGCCGTGCACGGGTCGATGGTGACGTCGCACTGGTCGCCCGTGTAGCCGCTGCGGCACAAACACGTCACATTCTTGTAGCCCGGTTCATTCTTGCACATGGCACGTGCGGGGCAGGTGTCGTTGCCACAGTCGCTGGCCTCCTCCTGGCAATTGATGCCCGAATAACCGGCAGGGCACTCGCAGCGATAGCCTTGCGGTAGGTCCTTGCACTGTCCGCCGTTGAAGCACGGCTGTGAGGCGCACTCATCAATGTCCTGTTCGCAGCGACGTCCCGAGAACCCGGCAGGGCAGAAGCACTGAATGTCATGACCCATGGGCACACACAATCCTCCGTGCTGGCAGGCTCCCTCGCCACAAACGACGGGTTTGCACTGTTCCCTGCCCTTGGAGCCAGCGGTGTCCGTTCGCATGTTGCTCGGGCACTCGTTGCAGCTCTGTGATCCTGGTGCGCTCTGATAGTGATGGAGAGGACAGGCCGAGCATGGAGCAAGACCTGTGGCAGAGTAAGTGCCGACAGCGCACTTGGCGCGGCACAGATCCTTGTTCGAGGCGGCTGGCTGGTACGTGAAGCTCTGTGCTGGACACGCCTGACAGTCCTTGAAGCCACCCGTTGGTGGTTCAGCGGTGAATGAGTTGCGCGGACACTCCAGACACGGCACGAGGCCAGTGGGTGAGTAAGTGCCATAGCCGCAGACGGGAATGCAATCGTTCAGCGACTTGGTGCCCTCCTCCTTGGTGTAGGTGCCCGCCGGACAGCGCAGACATGTGCCCTGTCGATCGCGATTCTGGTAGTAGCCCCTCGGGCAGTAGGTGCAGCTGTTCTGTCCCTCAGACACGTAAGTGCCCGCCGGGCAGTGCAGACAGCGCGGCACATCGCTGGTGTCCATGTTCAGCACTTCTCCCACATTGCAGTTGAATCCTCGCGTGATGTGCGACTTCAGAGCCCGCAGCGGTGGACATTGATTGCCTATGTTTGAGATGTTCAGCAGGGAATCGATCACAGCACTGGCATAGGGCACACTCAGATCAAAGATGAGGTTCAGCGTGGAGCCACACAAATCGTACAGTTGCGGTTGGCGGACAGCTGGGAGAATGGAGAGTATAAAGTCCATTTTGACGACattctcctccagcagcatggGCACCGACTTTATGAATGTCACATTCATGTTCACATTAACCGCCGAACAACGCTGCGAGAGCAAAGCATTCAATCCGGAGTAATGCTGCGAGAGCACATCCTGGTACTGGCCGAGACACGACTGCGCGACGGCTCCATTGGCGCGGTAGGTTATGGTCGCGGTGACATGATACGCAGCCTGTTCGGTGTTCTCAGACACACAATCGGGCACCACTGAGGTGGGTCGCCACAGACGTGAAGTCTCACAGGAGAAGGTCTTCAGGGGCTCTCCGTCCGTGAAGCGGAAACCCGGCTTGCAGGTGGCAATGCACTCGAGTCCACGATCCCCGGGCAAACAATTAATCGCTCCATTGGCCGGTGGCTGTAGCTCCCAGTCAACGCAGGGCGAGGCCTTCACCGACACCTGGAAATGGCAGCTGGCACGATTGT
The sequence above is a segment of the Drosophila subobscura isolate 14011-0131.10 chromosome U, UCBerk_Dsub_1.0, whole genome shotgun sequence genome. Coding sequences within it:
- the LOC117902460 gene encoding uncharacterized protein LOC117902460 isoform X1, producing MKHSTAANSHWLAALLLSLLLCQLLQTITADEAFSCPNGWELRGLNCYKYFNIKHSWEKSAELCRRYGAELVAIDSYAENNDTLSIARASDPNQRASDKYWLGLASLDDLRTNTLESASGALISQYSGFWSLHQPSADSGECVAAGFAGKSQSWDLGTCESLLPFMCRSPACPQGALHCANGKCINQAFKCDGSDDCGDGTDELDCPAQCHFHMQSGGDVIETPNYPHKYGALSKCKWTLEGPLGSNIILQFQDFETEKTFDTVQILVGGRTEDKSVSLATLSGKQDLTTQPFVSASNFMIVKFTTDGSVERKGFRATWKTEAKNCGGTLKATLQRQILTSPNYPKQYPGGLECLYVIKAQPGRIISIEVDDLDVAEGRDYLLIRDGDTPMSRTIAKLTGKTVQNERVIISTGNALYLYFKSSLGEAGKGFSLRYIQGCKATISARNGTVTSPAFSLADYPKNQECYFTIRNSARAPLSLKFDKFTVHKSDNVQVFDGSSTSGLRLHSGNGFTGTAAPKLTLTASSGEMLIKFTSDALHNAAGWSATFSADCPELQPGIGALASSRDTAFGTLVSFTCPIGQEFATGKTRLVTECLRGGNWSVSYIPKCQEVYCGPVPQIDNGFSIGSSNVTYRGIAMYQCYAGFAFASSAPIEKISCLPDGRWERQPHCMASQCAPLTEVAHANVTLLNGGGRSYGTIVQYECEPGYERNGHPVLTCMSNGTWSGDVPKCTRKRCHEFPEIENGFVVDASRSYLFGDEARVQCYKGYKLIGSNIMRCSEAQRFEQPPTCEDINECSSSQCDLTTTECLNTNGSFHCQCRAGFTATTECRPVADLGLGNGGIPDDSISTSISEPGYSKTQLRLNTMGWCGGSSEPGANWILIDLKAPTILRGFRTMSVQRPDGNVAFSSAVRLQYTNDLTDVFKDYANPDGTAVEFRILEPTLSILNLPLPIEARYIRFRIQDYVGAPCLRMELMGCTRLDCVDINECSKNNGGCDQKCINSPGGYACGCNTGYQLYTSNGTAGYHIERSETGERDGDSYQRNKTCVPLMCPELEAPENGQLLSERNEYHFGDVVRFQCHFGYIMSGSSAAVCLSSGQWNATVPECNYAKCVSLPDDKLEGLTVARPDPESVLVPFRDNVTITCGSAGRQLRATASSGFRQCVYDPKPGLPDYWLSGMQPSCPRVDCYTPMPTPGAEYGQFVDTRFQSSFFFGCQNTFKLAGQTGRHDNVVRCGAEGIWDFGDLRCEGPVCEDPGRPADGRQIARSYEQSSEVYFGCNRPGYILINPRPITCIREPECKVIKPLGLSSGRIPDSAINATSERPNYEAKNIRLNSATGWCGKQEAFTYVSVDLGQIYRVKAILVKGVVTNDIVGRPTEIRFFYKQSESENYVVYFPNFNLTMRDPGNYGELAMITLPKYVQARFVILGIVSYMDNACLKFELMGCEEPKNEPLLGYDYGYSPCVDNEPPIFQNCPQQPIVVRRDENGGVLPVNFTEPTAVDNSGSIARLEIKPQNFRSPSYIFKDTVVKYVAFDYDGNVAICEINITVPDVTPPLLQCPQSYVIELVDRQDSYNVNFNDTRKRIKVSDDTGEVRLQFIPERALIKIGNFENVTVTATDKYNNRASCHFQVSVKASPCVDWELQPPANGAINCLPGDRGLECIATCKPGFRFTDGEPLKTFSCETSRLWRPTSVVPDCVSENTEQAAYHVTATITYRANGAVAQSCLGQYQDVLSQHYSGLNALLSQRCSAVNVNMNVTFIKSVPMLLEENVVKMDFILSILPAVRQPQLYDLCGSTLNLIFDLSVPYASAVIDSLLNISNIGNQCPPLRALKSHITRGFNCNVGEVLNMDTSDVPRCLHCPAGTYVSEGQNSCTYCPRGYYQNRDRQGTCLRCPAGTYTKEEGTKSLNDCIPVCGYGTYSPTGLVPCLECPRNSFTAEPPTGGFKDCQACPAQSFTYQPAASNKDLCRAKCAVGTYSATGLAPCSACPLHHYQSAPGSQSCNECPSNMRTDTAGSKGREQCKPVVCGEGACQHGGLCVPMGHDIQCFCPAGFSGRRCEQDIDECASQPCFNGGQCKDLPQGYRCECPAGYSGINCQEEASDCGNDTCPARAMCKNEPGYKNVTCLCRSGYTGDQCDVTIDPCTANGNPCGNGASCQALQQGRYKCECLPGWEGLHCEQNINDCAENPCLLGANCTDLVNDFQCACPPGFTGKRCEQKIDLCLSEPCKHGTCVDRLFDHECVCHPGWTGDACEVNIDDCENRPCANDGICVDLVDGYSCNCEPGYTGKNCQHTIDDCASNPCQHGATCVDQIDGFTCKCRPGYVGLSCEAEIDECLSDPCNPVGTERCLDLDNKYECVCRDGFKGILCETDIDDCEAQPCLNNGICRDRVGGFECGCEPGWSGMRCEQQVTTCSLQAPCQNDASCIDLFQDYFCVCPSGTDGKNCETAPERCIGDPCMHGGKCQDFGSGLNCSCPADYAGIGCQYEYDACEEHVCQNGATCVDNGAGYSCQCPAGFTGRNCEQDIADCKDNSCPPGANCVDLTNGFYCQCPFNMTGDDCRKAIQVDYDLYFSDPSRSTAAQVVPFATGEANSLTVAMWVQFAQKDDPGIFFSLYGVESARMTQRRRLLLQAHSSGVQVSLFEDQSDAFLSFGEYTSVNDGQWHHVAVVWDGVSGQLQLITEGLIASKMEYGAGGSLPGYLWSVLGRPQPYGGVSHELAYSDAGFQGTVTKTQVWARALDITSEIQKQVRDCRSEPVLYPGLILNWAGYEVTTGGVERNVPSLCGQRKCPVGYTGGNCQQLVVDKEPPVVEHCPGDLWVIAKNGSAVVSWDEPHFSDNIGVTKIYERNGHRSGTTLLWGTYDITYIASDAAGNTASCSFKVSLLTDFCPALADPVGGSQVCKDWGAGGQFKVCEIACNAGLRFSEQVPEFYTCGAEGFWRPTREPSMPLVYPSCSPSKPAQRVFRIKMLFPSDVLCNKAGQAVLRQKVTNSVNGLNRDWNFCSYAIEGTRECKDIQIDVKCDHYRGSQNNRVRRQAKDGGVYVMEAELPVVNEDDDDLALTGRQGRQQTGGDTYTLEIAFPAVNDPVVHTSTGERSSVKQLLEKLILEDDQFAVQEILPNTVPDPASLELGSEYACPVGQVVMIPDCVPCAIGTFYDSANKTCIACARGTYQSEAGQQQCSKCPVIAGRPGVTAGPGARSAADCKERCPAGKYFDADTGLCRSCGHGFYQSSEGAFGCDLCGLGQTTRSTEATSRKECRDECSSGQQLGADGRCEPCPRGTYRLQGVQPSCAACPLGRTTPKVGASSVEECTLPVCSPGTYLNATLNMCIECRKGFYQSESQQIACIQCPPNHSTKITGATSKSECTNPCEHIAEGKPHCDANAYCIMVPETSDFKCECKPGFNGTGMACTDVCDGFCENSGACVKDLKGTPSCRCVGSFTGPHCAERSEFAYIAGGIAGAVIFIIIIVLLIWMICVRSTKRRDPKKMLTPAIDQTGSQVNFYYGAHTPYAESIAPSHHSTYAHYYDDEEDGWEMPNFYNETYMKDGLHGGKMSTLARSNASLYGTKEDLYDRLKRHAYTGKKEKSDSDSEVQ